TAGCGGTGCGGGCCCTTTTCCTCCGCCGTACCCATGTATTTGGGCTGCGAGAGGCCGCGCGGGAAACGGATGGATTTGGGATTGCCGTGGCGTGCCAGTTTGTCGATGGCAGGTCCACCCGGGTAACCGAGGCCAAGGATGCGGGCCACCTTGTCATAGGCTTCACCCGCGGCGTCGTCGATGGTTGAGCCCAGCAACTCAACGTCATCGGTGATGCTCCGGATCCGCAGGATTTCCGTGTGCCCACCCGATACCAGCAGCGCACCAAGGTTCTCGGGCAACTTTCCGGCGCCCAGGCCGGCGGCAGCCCCGGCGTCGTGCTTGCCGTCCGCAGCCTTTCCGTTGGAGGCGGGCTGCCGATCCAGGAGCCCCACGCCAACGTGCGCCACCAAGTGGTTAATGGCGTACAGCGGCTTGCCGGTGGCAACAGCCAACGCTTTCGCGGCACAGACCCCCACCATCAGCGCGCCGGCGAGGCCGGGTCCGGATGTGACGGCAATGGCATCAAGGTCGTCCAGCGTGACACCAGCCTCATGCAGGGACTCCTGCAAGGTGGGAACAAACGCGTCCAGGTGTGCACGCGAAGCG
Above is a genomic segment from Arthrobacter sp. YN containing:
- the tsaD gene encoding tRNA (adenosine(37)-N6)-threonylcarbamoyltransferase complex transferase subunit TsaD; protein product: MSGAHPEQPKQPLVLGIESSCDETGVGIVRGTTLLTNTVSSSMEEHVRFGGVIPEIASRAHLDAFVPTLQESLHEAGVTLDDLDAIAVTSGPGLAGALMVGVCAAKALAVATGKPLYAINHLVAHVGVGLLDRQPASNGKAADGKHDAGAAAGLGAGKLPENLGALLVSGGHTEILRIRSITDDVELLGSTIDDAAGEAYDKVARILGLGYPGGPAIDKLARHGNPKSIRFPRGLSQPKYMGTAEEKGPHRYDWSFSGLKTAVARCVEQFEARGEEVPVSDIAAAFQEAVVDVISSKAVLACKEHGITDVLLGGGVAANSRLRELTGQRCASAGITLHVPPLDLCTDNGAMVAALGAQLIMAGIGPSGIAFAPDSSMPVTTVSVPA